The Deltaproteobacteria bacterium nucleotide sequence TGATGTTCACCGCTACAACACAAGCCGTGATGGGGTCGAGAATGGTCCACCCAGTGGCAGCGACGAGACCTAACCCAATAACGACACCGATGCTGGTATAGACGTCGGTTAAGACATGGGTTCCATCTGCCGTGAGTGCGAGGGAGCCGGTGCGCTTTCCCGCTCGAATCAGCAACCATCCGAGCAGGGCATTCGCGACTGTTGTTCCCACGATGAGCAGAATACCGATATCGAGTTGGACCAAGGGAAGCGGTGTGAAAAAGGCGGGAATTGCTTTCCAGAGAATAGCGAGCGCGGCCAAGATAATAAGCGCACCTTCAAACCCGGCAGAAAACGACTCGATTTTTCCATGTCCATACGGATGGGCACGGTCAGGAGGTTGTGCACTGAAGGTGATACTGTAAAACGCAAAGACACTGGCGACGACATTAATGATGGACTCAAGCGCATCAGATAAGATCGCCGCTGGCCCGGTAAACGCGGCGGCGAGAAACTTGATGATGAGCAGAGCAGTGCCGACACAAACCGACAGCAAAATTGCCCGCCGCCGTAGTGTGAGATTATGGGACTCTCCGGCAGAAAGGGTAGTCATTGCCTACAGAGTGTAGACAAGAAAAAACGATGTGGCGATGAGGGGGAATCCGGAAGACGAATGGGTGAATGGGAGAAACTGTAGAAGAATCGGGGAAGCAGGGAAACGAAGAAACGGTGAGAAAAAAGGGGAGAGGAGAACTAGTAGTCAGTCCATTTAATTTTGAGGGATAGGGTTTCGTCATGCCCGCGCAGGCGGGCATCCAGGGAAATTCAGTAGTGGTCTGTCGTTAAGTCTCCTGGATTCCCGCATTCGCGGGAATGACGTCCCTTGAGCTATCCATCAAAACTTTCTGGACTATCTACGAGTGGCTCGCCACAGAGATTCTGACAGGTTGAGATTGCTGCGTCGCTCCGCTCCTCGCAATGACGAGGGTGGGGGTCATTGCGAGCGCAGCGAAGCAATCTCGTTGCACCTTTGACTGTTCACCTGTCAAAATTGCTGTGGTCATCTACTAGTCTCCGATTCTCCCCATCTCCGGTTCGTTCTTTATTATGCAGCCTTCTGCACCCGGGCCTTACTCGGTGTCAGTTGGCAGGTCACAAACTGTCCGCCTTTCATGACGACGTCGAGGTTATCACGGTTTTTCAGCACACCGATGTCTTTTGCTGGGTTGCCATCGACTACTAATAGGTCTGCGAGCTTGCCAGCTTCGATCGTCCCACCTTCTTTACCGAGGCCGAGCAGCTCATAGCCGTTCTTCGTTGCCCAGGTAATGACTTCTAACGGAGAAA carries:
- a CDS encoding cation transporter, whose protein sequence is MTTLSAGESHNLTLRRRAILLSVCVGTALLIIKFLAAAFTGPAAILSDALESIINVVASVFAFYSITFSAQPPDRAHPYGHGKIESFSAGFEGALIILAALAILWKAIPAFFTPLPLVQLDIGILLIVGTTVANALLGWLLIRAGKRTGSLALTADGTHVLTDVYTSIGVVIGLGLVAATGWTILDPITACVVAVNIIISGVALIRQSVSHLLDTADEQVLQGIVDSLQHIRRPEWIDLHHLRSWSSGTQHHIDFHLTLPRYWNLEQGHTAEAIISEWVVEHLGGQGEVLVHLDPCTSHHCRSCRLLECPVRDLPFRATLPWTVESAIGDPTLRTFAAD